A genomic window from Spiroplasma endosymbiont of Labia minor includes:
- the ybeY gene encoding rRNA maturation RNase YbeY gives MGNINFINKTHKNMNIWKEKYRRYFNFACEYLKLKNEITISILFVTQKYAKKINEKYRNKDYIPDVISFPTNIPEEIMKDIAEYDIGDIMICKEVAEDKSKRYGTTLDDEMAFLIIHGLLHLLGYDHENDLEEQEKMFKLQNEILKKCGINYEIKFDEKDYLMHYGE, from the coding sequence ATGGGTAATATAAATTTCATTAATAAAACACATAAAAATATGAATATATGAAAAGAAAAATATCGTAGATATTTCAATTTTGCGTGTGAATATTTAAAATTAAAAAATGAAATTACAATATCCATATTATTCGTTACACAAAAATACGCTAAAAAAATAAATGAAAAATATAGAAACAAAGATTATATACCTGATGTTATTTCTTTTCCAACAAATATTCCAGAAGAAATAATGAAAGATATTGCTGAATATGATATTGGTGATATTATGATTTGCAAAGAAGTGGCTGAAGATAAATCAAAAAGATACGGAACAACGCTTGATGACGAAATGGCTTTTTTAATTATTCATGGTCTTTTACATTTACTAGGATATGATCATGAAAATGATTTAGAAGAACAAGAAAAAATGTTTAAATTGCAAAATGAAATATTAAAAAAATGTGGTATAAATTATGAAATAAAATTTGATGAAAAGGATTACTTGATGCATTATGGAGAATAA
- a CDS encoding diacylglycerol kinase family protein, with amino-acid sequence MENKRVKKLKGISKTKNKFLNASRGIYIAFKEESSLIVYLIAIILVIALGIWLVLSYDQWALLLLTIGVVIGFEFVNTSIENFVDLLSFEYNIKAKKIKDIGAAASIINALISVAIGFLILLPHLVEKIQGYF; translated from the coding sequence ATGGAGAATAAAAGAGTTAAAAAACTAAAAGGTATCTCTAAAACAAAAAACAAATTTTTAAATGCGTCAAGAGGTATTTATATAGCTTTTAAAGAGGAATCGTCTTTAATTGTCTATTTGATTGCGATTATTTTGGTTATTGCACTTGGTATTTGACTGGTGCTAAGTTATGATCAGTGAGCGCTTTTACTTTTAACTATTGGTGTTGTAATTGGTTTTGAATTTGTCAATACATCAATAGAAAATTTTGTTGATTTATTATCATTTGAATATAATATTAAAGCAAAAAAAATTAAAGATATTGGAGCTGCTGCAAGTATAATAAATGCATTAATATCGGTGGCAATTGGTTTTTTAATTTTGTTGCCACATTTAGTTGAAAAAATACAAGGTTATTTTTAA
- the cdd gene encoding cytidine deaminase produces the protein MKEYFVKLNKLKDNAYCPYSKFNVSCIVVLQDGQEISGVNVENAAFPSGMCAERTAVSQVITKGYNPDKIKEIHLYTISENIGAPCGQCRQFLVEFLNPNIPIYIYNKYDFKIKTNISELLPLSFTNLN, from the coding sequence ATGAAAGAATATTTTGTTAAATTAAATAAATTAAAAGATAATGCGTATTGCCCATATTCAAAATTTAATGTTTCTTGTATAGTTGTTTTACAGGATGGTCAAGAAATAAGTGGCGTAAACGTAGAAAATGCGGCTTTTCCTTCTGGAATGTGTGCAGAACGTACTGCGGTATCGCAAGTTATAACCAAAGGATACAATCCAGATAAAATAAAAGAAATACATTTGTATACAATTTCAGAAAATATCGGTGCACCTTGTGGTCAATGTCGTCAGTTTTTGGTGGAATTTTTGAATCCAAATATACCAATTTACATATATAATAAATATGATTTTAAAATAAAAACAAATATTTCAGAATTATTGCCATTAAGTTTTACTAATTTGAATTAA